The proteins below come from a single Ktedonobacteraceae bacterium genomic window:
- the aroC gene encoding chorismate synthase, with the protein MFRFLTSGESHGPGLTAIVEGIPAGLPLSTEDIDPHLERRQGGYGRGGRMKIEKDKVIFRSGVRHGLTLGSPITLEIENRDWQNWQVKMSATPVDEPVEAVTLVRPGHADFAGTIKYGHQDIRNVIERSSARETAARVAVGAVCQTFLRQFGVEIHSHVLSIGSVGDSDASRSAISNSFSPEYWQQVEQSPVRCGDSELTDKMIRHIQMCKSLGETCGGVFEVVATGVPIGLGSYSQWDHRLSTRLAAALMSIPSVKGVEIGAGFASAALPGSQVHDVVQWSDQQGWQHLSNNAGGIEGGISNGAPIVLRAAVKPISTLAHPLPTIDIRSRENVEKGRYERSDVCIVPAAGVVGEAMLAIALTEAWREKFGGDSMAESLANYNAYIATTGAHPQPETGEKTKQE; encoded by the coding sequence ATGTTTAGATTTCTCACCTCCGGCGAATCTCATGGACCGGGACTTACTGCCATCGTCGAAGGTATCCCCGCCGGTTTGCCGCTTTCGACCGAAGATATCGATCCACACCTCGAACGCAGGCAAGGAGGATATGGCCGCGGTGGAAGGATGAAAATCGAGAAAGATAAGGTCATCTTTCGCTCAGGAGTGCGCCACGGCCTCACACTCGGCTCACCCATCACCCTTGAGATCGAGAATCGCGACTGGCAGAACTGGCAGGTCAAAATGAGCGCCACCCCCGTGGATGAACCGGTTGAAGCCGTAACGCTCGTTCGCCCCGGACACGCCGATTTCGCCGGAACCATAAAATATGGACATCAAGATATCCGTAATGTCATCGAGCGTTCCAGCGCCCGCGAGACGGCGGCAAGAGTCGCCGTCGGCGCCGTTTGCCAGACCTTTTTAAGACAATTCGGCGTCGAAATCCATAGCCATGTCCTCTCTATTGGTTCCGTTGGTGATAGTGATGCTTCCAGAAGCGCTATCAGTAACTCTTTCTCACCTGAATATTGGCAGCAGGTCGAGCAATCCCCCGTGCGTTGCGGCGATAGCGAATTGACAGACAAGATGATTCGTCATATTCAAATGTGCAAATCACTAGGGGAGACCTGTGGCGGCGTATTTGAAGTGGTAGCCACAGGTGTACCAATTGGCCTCGGCAGTTACAGCCAGTGGGATCATCGCCTCAGCACGAGGCTGGCTGCCGCTCTGATGAGTATCCCATCCGTCAAGGGCGTTGAAATAGGCGCAGGCTTTGCATCTGCCGCTCTACCTGGCTCCCAGGTGCATGACGTGGTTCAATGGAGCGACCAGCAGGGCTGGCAGCACCTTTCAAATAACGCTGGCGGCATCGAAGGCGGCATCAGCAATGGAGCGCCAATCGTCCTACGAGCGGCGGTCAAGCCCATTTCAACGCTCGCCCATCCCCTGCCCACGATTGATATACGTTCACGTGAGAATGTAGAGAAAGGACGTTACGAACGCAGTGATGTCTGCATCGTCCCTGCCGCCGGAGTCGTCGGCGAGGCAATGCTGGCCATCGCACTGACTGAGGCATGGCGAGAAAAATTTGGGGGCGATAGTATGGCCGAGTCACTGGCAAATTATAACGCCTATATAGCTACGACCGGCGCTCACCCTCAACCTGAAACTGGCGAGAAGACAAAACAGGAGTGA